Genomic DNA from Streptomyces sp. NBC_01571:
GCGGTTCGGGGGAGGGGGCGGTGGCCGGTTCGCCGAGACCGAGGGCGGCCAGCCGGTCGGCCAGGAAGGCGACGGCCCCGGTGGTGACCGAGGCGTGCAGGGCGGCGACGGTGGTGACGGCCGAGCGCAGCACGGCCACCTCACCGGCCATGAACATGCCCTCGGCGAGCTGTCTCTCCTCACCCACCTCGCGCAGTTCGCCCCCGGCCCGCTCGATCCCCTTGCTGGCCAGTCGCAGCCGGCCCACGTTGAGCCGCTCCAACTGCTCCCAGGCCTCGCGACCGGGCACGTCACGGGCGGCCAGGTCCTCCTTGACGGCGGCGAACTCGTCGGTGAACGGGCTGCGGACGCAGCGGGTGGCGTGCCCCGGGGCGGTCTCCAGCAGGTCCGTGCGCTCGGCGGCGACCACCTGGCGCTGGAACAGCGGCAGCACGGCGCCCGCGCTGACCGCCTCCTCGGTGAACAGGTACGCCGTGCCCATCAGCACGCCGACGGCGGCACCTCGGGCGCTCAGCGGCGCGGCGAGGGCGGTGACCATCGCGGTGGACCGTTCGTCGTGCACCCCGCCCGCGAACAGCAGCTGCAGTTCGGCCGCCGTGCCGTTCCTCGCGCCCGCCAGGAAGTCGTCGAGTACGCCGAGCTGCGCCTCCCACAGCGGGAAGCTGTTGCGCGGTCCGACGTGTCCGCCGCACTCGGCGCCCTCGAAGACGAACTTGCGCGCGCCCGCCTCCAGGAACTGTTTCAGCAGGCCCGGGGACGGCACGTGCAAGAAGGTGGAGATGCCCGCCTCCTCCAGCGCGGCGGCCTGTGCGGGACGGCCGCCCGCGATGATCGCGTGGGAGGGACGGATCTCCTGTACGACGGCGAGTTGGGCGGCCTTGATCTCCTCGTCCGCGAAGCCCAGGACACCGACGCCCCAAGGCGCGTCCCCCAGCGTGTCCCTGGTCCGCTCCAGGACCGCGCGGGTCTGCTCGGCGCCGGAGAGCGCGAGCGCGACGAAGGGGAGCGCGCCGTGTCCGCTCACCTCGGCGGCGAACGCGGCCTGGTCGCTCACCCGGGTCATCGGCCCCTGCGCGACCGGGAGTTCGGTTCCGAGGGCACGGCTGCCCGCACTGGCGGTGCCGAGCGCGGGACCGGCGCCCTTCAGCGCGTCGAGGACGGCGTCCCGCACGCCTCGCACGGCCGCGCGGACGGTGCCCCAGCGCTCCTGGAAGCGGGCCGCGAGGAAACCGTCCTGACCGATCTCGGAGGCCGGGGCGCCCTCCGGGGCTCCCCGGCGGCGTACGACGCGGCGGCCCGCCTCCAGGGTGGTCTCGGAGCCGTCGAGCCCGGCCAGCAGGGCCCGGGTCCCGGCGGGCAGCCCTGCCTCGGCCTCGTCGAGCAGGGCGAGCTGGGTGTCCAGGACGACCCCGGCGCCGCCGCCCGCCACGACGGCCGCCGCGGTGTACGGTCCGGCGCCGCCGCAGGCCCAGACCGGCAGGTCGAACGTCTCGTCGCCGAGCAGCTGTTGCACCAGGACGAAGGTGCTCAGCTCACCCACCGGGCCGCCTGCCTCGTGGCCCCGGGCGATCAGCCCGTGAGCGCCGGCCGCGGCGGCCCGTAACGCCTGCTCGTGGCCGGTCACCTCGACGAGCACGCGACGGCCCGGGAAGTCCGCGGGGGTGCAGGAGGCCTCGTCGGTCAGCAGGACGGTGTGCACAACGGCGGGGAGTGCCCGCGCGGGAAAGGCAGCGTTGTCGCGGAGCCGTACGCCGAAACCGGCGGGCGACCATTCCCCGGCGAGCGCGAGTTCCTCGGCTGCCCGGCGCCCACCCGAGGTGAGGTCCAGCACGCCCAGACCACCGGCGCGCACGGCGGCGGCGGTGACCCGTGCGGACGGGACGGCGAACGGGTTCACGGCGATGACGATGTCGTCGACAGCAAGCAGGCCGGAAGTTTCGATATTCGGCACAGGCACGCGAACGCTCCAATGTCACACGGGAGTGAGGAATGGTGGGGGAGAGCGGAGAGCGCTTGCGCTTCACAACAAGCCGCGGCCGATGCGAAGCACGCTCATGCTTATTGCGCATCCTGGTGAAAGTCAAACTCTCAAGGAGGCAGGTCTTACCGGACGTAACACTGCTGACACGGCGGCTTCGGATTCCCGCGTGGTCGGGCAACAGAGGCTTTGTTCCTGGGCAGTTGAGCGGCTGGTCGACCGCTGTTCGGGTGCTGGTCGCCCACCGGGGCGGCCTGCGGAAATGGCTCCTGACGAAAAGTCAAAGCGGGGCGTGCGAGGGCTCGCGCGGAAACGTATTGTTTCCCTCGATGTAAATTGAATCCTTCAACAGTTCCGGCTCGCATAATCGGAATTCACGCCGGTCAAAAGGGTGGGATTCGCCACTTGGGTGTGAATAGCCGCGATTGGTACTCGCCAGTAGGTTGGCTCGTAAGGCACCGTCCACGGCCATTTGGATCATGTTCTTTCGGCAGCCCGGCGCGGCAGTGCGGGCGACCGGCCCCCGGCTGGATCCGACGGCCGCCGGGGGAGCGGCGGCCAGGGGGACGCGTGGGGCGTTCGTCGCCGGGTGCGCCACCGGCTGCCCGTGCCGTCCGGCGGGCGGACCGGCGGGGACGCACGCGTCCGCCGTGCTCGGCGCCCGTCGGACCAGCGCACCCTTGCCGGCGAGGGGCGTTCCCGCCCGGATCTCGTCGAGCGGGGTGATGCGGACGGCCCGGGGCGGAAGGAGCCGGCCCTGACCGCCGGTCCCCAGGGCGACTTCCGCTCAGGTCCGCCGGGAACCAGGCCTGTGCGGGCTCCGCGGCCCGCTCGAAGAACGGCGCGAACTCGTTGCCGTCGAGCGTGCGCGGGATGGGGTTTCCGGTCATCGGTGGGAGCGGCCGACGCCGGCACGGCGCTGTCGACGTACTCCGAGGACGCCCAGGTGCACGGCACCGTGGAAGCGGCGGCGTCCCTGCGGCCCTTCGCTGCCGTGTCGACGTACTGGGCGGCAGGGCGGCAGGGCGGCAGGACGGCAGGACGGCGGGGGCAGTACGGCGGGGGGCAGGGCGGCACACGGGGGTGCTGCGTGAGACCGGCTACGTGCCCGGTACACCACCGAACTCGCCTCAGCCACCGAGACGTTGCCGATCGGTGGCGACGCGGACGTGCGGCGCGTCGTGCATGTCGCGGACGAGGACACACACAGGCCGCGCCCCCGCGAGGCCGGGCGCGGATCGTTCCCGTCGCGCCTGCGCGGGACGCGCGGGGAACCCGGCGCCGGCTGATCACGGTCCGGGGTGTCACGTTCGCGCTCGCCGTGCCGGGGCTCGTCGTGTTCGGCGGGGCCGATCTGCGCCGTGGCCTGAAGCCGTTCGACGTCATGGCCGGTACGGCACCTCGGTGGAGCGCGTCGACGACGGGGCCGCCTCGCGCGCCGCACGCGAAAGGCGGCCACGCCGAAAGGCCGGCGTGGCCGCTGCCCGCGTGCGGTCGGGCCGCGTGGGCGTCCTCCGGGGGTGTCCGCCCACGCGGCTGTCCGCGCCGACCGCCGTCCGCGCGGTCGCGCCGTCCGGTCAGCCGGTCGCGCGGATCGCGTCCAGGATCAGGTCGGCGACGGCCTTCGGCTGCGACACCGCGACGGCGTGGGAGGCGCCCTCGACCTCGACGACGGTCGCTCCCGCGCGCTGGGCGCCGAAACGCTCCACCTCGGGGTTGATCGCCCGGTCCGCGCCGGCCACCAGGGCCCAGGAGGGCTTGGTCCGCCACGCGGCGGCGCCGGCCGGTTCGGTGAACGAGGCCGCGGCGAGCGGACGCTGCGCCACCGCCAGCACCTTGGTCACGTCCTCGGGGACGTCCGCGGCGAAGACGGACGGGAACGCCTCGGGGACGATGGAGACCTCGACGGCGGGCTCGGCGCCCTCGACGGGGTACGTCGTCTGCCGCAGGCTGCTGCCCAGCGGCGAGTCGGGGAAGCGCCCCTGCAACTCGCCGAGGCTCTCGCCCTCCTCCAGCACGTACGCGGCGACGTAGACCAGGCCCACCACGTTCTCGGCGGTGCCGGCGACGGTGATGACCGCCCCGCCGTAGGAGTGGCCGACGAGCAGGACGGGACCGTCTATCTGCGCCGCCACCGAGGCGACGTACGCGGCGTCGGTGGCGAGACCGCGCAGCGGGTTGGGCGGAGCCACCACGGGGACGCCGTGGCTCTGCAGCTCCGCGACGACCCCGGACCAGCCGGCGGCGTCGGCGAACGCGCCGTGGACGAGGAGAGCGGTGGGAGTGGAGGTGGGGGACATGAGTCGGTTCCTCTCGTCAGCCGGCGTGCAGGGCGGCACGCAGGGTGCCGGTGGCCAGGGCGATGGCGGCTTCGGCGGCGTGTGTTCCGCGCAGGGCGTTGAGCATCACGAAGTCGTGGATGATGCCCTGGTAGCGGACGGCGGTGACGGGGACGCCGGCTTCGCGGAGCTTGTTGGCGTACGCCTCGCCCTCGTCGCGCAGGACGTCGGCCTCGCCGGTGATGACGAGGGCCGGGGGCAGGCCGGTCAGTTGTTCGGTGGTGGCGCGCAGCGGGGACGCGGTGATCTGGGCGCGCTCGCTCTCGTCGGTCGTGTACTGGTCCCAGAACCACTGCATGCCGTCACGGCGCAGGAAGTAGCCGGTGGCGAACTGGTGGTAGGAGCCGGTGTCGAAGTTCGCGTCGGTGACCGGGTAGAACAGCACCTGCTGGACGAGCGGGACGTCGCCGCGCTCCTTGGCCATCAGGGTGAGCGCCGCGGTCATGTTCCCGCCCACCGAGTCACCGGCCACCGCGATACGCGACGCGTCCAGACCCTTCGTCGCGCCCTGTTCGACGACCCATCGGGCCACCGTGTAGTTCTGCTCGATGGCCACGGGATAGCGGGCCTCGGGCGAGAGGTCGTACTCGGGGAAGACGACGGCCGCCCCGGCGCCCACGGCCAGCTCACGGACCAGGCGGTCATGGGTGTGGGCGTTGCCGAACACCCAGCCCGCGCCATGGATGTAGAGGATGACCGGCAGGGTGCCCGTGGTGTCGGCGGGCTTGACGATCCGGGCACGGACGCTGCCCGTCGGACCGCCCGACACGGTGATCCACTCCTCGTCGACCTCGGGCGCCGCCATCTCGCCGGACTGCACCTCGTCGACGGCCTTGCGACCCTCCGCCGGGGCGAGGTCGAACAGGTACGGCGGATTGGCGGTGGCTTCCGCGAAGGCGGCTGCCGCCGTTTCCAGCACCGGCCTTACGGGCTCTACGGTGTCGGACATGCAAATCTCCTGAAGTGTTGTTCTCCGGCACGCCGGACCCTCCGGCGAAACGACACCGCGTCACGGGGCGATGCCCCCGGCGTCGTCCTCACGCTAGGGACGTGACGCGGGCGTGCATGGTCCGGCAGCGCACGGCTGTTGTTCCCACAGCGCACGGAACGGGATCCGGGACCGGCCGGAGAGAACCCCCGCCCCGCCTCGGGCCTCATCCACGGCCCGGTCGCGCACCCCGGCCGGAGCTCTCCCGCCATTCGCTCGGCGACATCCCGTACGCGGCCCGGAAGACGCGGCTGAAGTGCGTGGCGCTCGTGAACCCCCAGCGGTTGGCCACCGCGCCGATGGTCCGCTCGCCCCGGCCCCGCAGCATCAGGTCGCGCCGGCATTCCTCCAGCCTGCGCCGCTGGACCCACCGGCCGACGGTGGTGCCCTCGTCCTGGAAGAGCCGGTGCAGATAGCGGGCCGAGATGTGGTGGGCTCCGGCGATCGCGTCGGGGGACAGGTCACCGTCGGCCAGATGCAGGTCGATGAACCTCAGGATCCCGGCCATCAGCGGGGACCGGCCGTCGGGTGCGCCGTTCGCGTTCCTGCCCAACTGCTCGGCGGCCAGGGTCGACAGCACGTTCACGGCGTTCCAGGCCAGCAGTTCGCCGACCGGGGACCGGGACGAGGAGGCGGTGTCCGCGAGGTCGGACAGAAACGGGGACAGCAGGCCGCCGAGCCGGGAGTCGCGGGCGACCGCGGTGCACGCGATCCGGCGCACGTCGAACGCGTCGAGCCCGAGGGACTCGCACGGGACCAGGAACACCTTCGTCCGGAAGCGTCCGGGGATGTCGAGCGCCGGCGGCCGGCGCGCGTCGTAGAAACAGACGTCCCCCGGTTCGAGGTGAAGTTCCGCGGGCTCCCGCGGGCCGCTGGTGACGCGACCGCCCCGCAGACCGACGAAGAGGTACTCGCCGTCGTCCCGGGCGACCAGCCGGTGGTGTCGCCGGGCCGGCGAGGGGCGGCCCTCGTGGGGCAGTTCCGCGGGCACCGTGTCCGCGATGACGATGTCGAGGCCCATGGGCATCCGACACGTGCCCGTCTCACCGTGGTCGGCCCTGATGGTGTCGATACCGGACGTCATCCGCTGTCGCCTCCGTGCCCTGCTCAACCGTTGCGAGGAGCGGCGACGCACTGCCGGACGCCGATCCTCCCCGGTCACGGTCGCGCCGTGCGGGCCGCGGTCCTGTCGTCCACTCCGTCTGGAGCGTAGGTCGGCGGGAGTTCAAAAAGAGTGACACGGCAGTGACAGGGGCTCCGTCCTGGCGAGTTCGGCGGCGAACGCGCGCACCAGTTCGTGCACGCCGTAGCGGCCCGGGGCGTGCTCGCGGATGAGATGGGCGTCGGCGAGTCCGCCGAGGCCCCGCAGGGCCGCGCGGGCCGGCAGACCCGCGAGTTCGGCCATCGTCGTCGCGCAGATGCCGGGGCCGGGGTGCAGGGCCAGGAGCCGGAACAGCCGGGCACCCTCGGGCGGCAGCAGGCTGTAGGAGGAGGCGAACGCGGCCCGGACGTCGGCGACCCCGCCGACCCCCGTGAAGGCGTCGAGACTGCCGCGCGCGGCCCGGAGTTCGGCGGCGAGGGCGGCCAGCGGGAAGTCCCGGCGGCTGACGGCCCGCGCGGCGACGATGGCCAGCGCCAGTGGCAGCCGGCCGCAGCAGGTGACGATCTCCTCGGCCGCCGCGGGCTCGGCGGCCAGCCGCTCCGGCCCGACACGCAGGGCCAGCGAGGCACGGGCGTCCGCGGCCGACGGCAGGTCCAGGGGGAGCGGACGGGCACCGGAGGCGACCAGGCCGGGCAGCGCGTTGCGGCTGGTGACCAGCGCCAGACAGCCCGGCGAGGCGGGCAGCAGCGGACGCACCCGCTCGGCGTCGTCCGCGTCGTCGAGCAGCACGAGGACCCGGCGGCCCGCCAGCAGCCCGCGGTACAGGACGACGAGTTGATCCAGGTCGCCCGGCAGCCGCCGCGGAGACGCGCCGAGCGCCACGGTCAGTCCGCGCAGCACCTGCGCGGGGTCCTGCGGCGGCCGGCCGGGATCACAGCCGCGCAGTTCGGCGTGGAGCTGCCCGTCCGGGAAACGATGCGCCGCCCGATGGGCCCAGCGGACCGCCAGCGCGGTCTTCCCGATCCCCGGCATGCCGCTGACCAGGACCGTCGTGGGCGCTCCGGAGGAGAGCGCGGGCTCGGCGAGAGCGGTGAGGGCGGCGAGTTCGTCCCCGCGGCCCGCGAAGACCGTCAGGTCGGGCGGCAACTGGGCGGGTCGGGCGAGCGGCCGCACCGGACCGGCGGGGACCGCGAGCCGCTCCCGGCCGGGCGGGGGCACGGGGGCCCGCAGGTCCTGCCGGAGCACCCGGGTGTGGGCGGCGTTCAGCTCCGCGCCCGGCGCCACCGACAGCTCCGCGGCCAGCCGGCGCCGGACGTCGTCGTACGCCACGAGGGCCTCGGCCTGCAGTCCGCAGGCGGCCAGCACCATGACGAGCCGGGCGTGCAGGGCCTCGTTCAGGGGATCGAGTCCGACGGCCCGGCGGAGGCTGGGCAGGATCCGTTGCGCCCCGCCGCTCAGCAGGGCCGCGTCGGCCGCCATCCGCGTCGTCCGCACCAGTTCGCGTTCGACGGCGCCGAACACGGCGTGCTCCCGCACCGATGCCGGGATCCCCATGGCGACCGGGCCGCGCCATTCGCCCAGGGCTCCCGCGAAGTGCCGTACCGCCTCCTCGGGTCTGCCGGTGGCGGCGGCCCGCTCACCCTGCCGGGTGAGTTCGCGGAAGCGCAGCAGATCGATCTCGTCCGTCTCCGCGTCCAGGAGGTAGGCGCCGGTGCGCCGGAGCAGACGGCGGCCGGGTGCCCGGGGCGGCAACCCTGGTTCCAGAAGCCGGCGCAGTGACCCCACATAGCGGCGCACCACATTGGTGGCACTGGCCGGCGCATGGCCCGCCCACAGTACGTCGACGATCTCGGCCACCTGCACCGGCCGTCCCGCTCGCGCCATGAGCAGGCCCAGGAGGGCACGCTGCTGGGGGAACCCGAGATCGAGTTCCGTCCCGGCCCCCCGGACCCGCAGCGGGCCCAGCAGTTCGAAGCGCATCACGTCGCCGTCCGTCCCGTCACCGTGCACGTCTCCCCTGTATCCCCCGTCTCCCCGGCGTCGGCGAGGTGCTCCCCGTACCTCGTCGGGCGGACATCGTGTGACAGGCCACGTGCTCGCACGGGGTCTTCGTCGTCGTAACAACGGATCGGCCGGATCGGCCGGATCGGCGGATCGTCCCGATCACGGATCGGCCGAGCTCCCCGGCGAGTTCGCGCATCGGCGACCGCGGCGCGTCACCGGCGACGCGAGCGCGTGAAAGGCGTCCGGTCGACGGGGAGTTCGTTCGCCCGGGAGATCCCCTTCCGCAGACCGTGAATCCGCGGGGGCAGGTCTTCAGCACGGCGCGAGGCCGGGCTGCTCGTCCCGTTCGCGCAGCCGGTCCCGTACCTGGCCGGCGTCGGGGTGGCCGAGCGCGGCGAGGATGGTGAGGGCCTCGCGCCAGCAGGTCCGGGCGGCCCCGTGGTCGCCCATCGCGAGATGGGTGTCGCCGAGCCGGGTGAGGGTCTCGGCCTGCGGATACGGCACTTCCAGCTGCCGGTAGAGGGAGAGGGCGTTGCGGAAGCCGAGCAGGGCGTGCGGATGGCGGCCGAGGTGCTGGTAGGCGTAGGCGACGCTGTCCCAGGTGGCGGCCTGGCCGTAGCGGTCGCCCAGGTCCTGCAGCATGGGCAGGGCCTCGAAGCAGTGGCTCAGCGCCTGGCGGTGGTCGCCGAGCAGGGCGTGGTACCAGCCGACCGAGTTGAGGACACTGGCCTGCGCGGCCACCGCACCGGCGACGCGGACGAGATCCAGGGCCAGTTGGTTGTGGCGCAGGGCACCGGGCAGGTCACCGTTCTGCTCGCACACCCAGCCCAGACTGCGGTGGGTGCCGGCCCGGCCGGTGTCGTCGCCCAGGCCGGTGAAGAGTTCCAGCGCGCGTTCGAGGCGGCGGCGCGACCGGTCGTGGTGGCCCAGCCGGCCCTCCACCCGGGCCAGCGCGCGCAGCCCGTGGGCCTCCATCGCCGGATCGGCCGACCGTCGCGCGGCGTCGAGGGCGGTGCGCGCGGCGCCGGCCCAGTCATGCCAGGTCCCGCGCCGGTCGAAGAAGGGTTCCATGGACCAGGTGAGCAGGCAGGCGAGCCGGTCGTGGTCCGAGCCCGCCGCCGCCCCGATGACCGCGAGCAGCCCCGCGTACTCGGCCGTGAGCCAGGCCAGCGCCCGTCCGTCGTCGGCCGGTGACTCGGGGACGCTGCCGGGTACGGGGGGATCGAGCGGCATCGAGTCGGTGTGCGGTGCGATGCGGCGAGCGGCGGCGCGGGCGGTGTGCAGACAGTGGTCGAACAGCCGGCGGACGGCGGCTCGGCGTTCCGCCTCGGAGTGCTGGGCGTGGACGAGCTGGGCGGCGTGGGCGCGCAGCAGATCGTGGAAGGCGTAGCGGCCGGGGGCGTGTTCGTCGATCAGATGGACGCCGGTCAGCTGGGCCAGCAGCCGGCGGGTCTCGCGCACCGGACGTCCGGCGAGGGCGGCGGCCGCCGGTACGGAGCTGTCCGGGCCGGGGTGCAGCGCGAGCAGCCGGAAGAGCCGCGCGGCCTCGGGGGAGACGGCTCCGAGTGACCAGGAGAACACGGCGTCGATGTCCGCGGGGGCGCCGGAGCGGCCGAAGGCGTCGAGACTGCCGTGGGCCTCGCGCAGTTCGGCGGCGACGGACGAGAGCGGGACGTGCGGTTGGGTGGCCGCCCGTGCGGCGACGCAGGCCAGGGCGAGCGGCAGCCCGCCGCACCGCTCGACGATCTCGGACACGGCCCGGGGTTCCGCCTCGGTCCGCGCGGCCCCCAGCCTGCTGACGAGGAACGCCCGCGACTGGCCGGCGTCGAACGGGCGCAGGGTCAGCGAGTGGGCTCCGTGCGCCGCCACGAGGCCGGAGAGTTGGTTGCGGCTGGTGACGATGGTGAGACACCCCGGACCGCCGGGCAGCAGCGGCCGTATCTGGTCGGTGTCGCGCGCGTTGTCCAGCAGGACCAGGAACCGGCGTCCGGACAGCAGACTGC
This window encodes:
- a CDS encoding alpha/beta fold hydrolase — protein: MSPTSTPTALLVHGAFADAAGWSGVVAELQSHGVPVVAPPNPLRGLATDAAYVASVAAQIDGPVLLVGHSYGGAVITVAGTAENVVGLVYVAAYVLEEGESLGELQGRFPDSPLGSSLRQTTYPVEGAEPAVEVSIVPEAFPSVFAADVPEDVTKVLAVAQRPLAAASFTEPAGAAAWRTKPSWALVAGADRAINPEVERFGAQRAGATVVEVEGASHAVAVSQPKAVADLILDAIRATG
- a CDS encoding alpha/beta hydrolase, whose translation is MSDTVEPVRPVLETAAAAFAEATANPPYLFDLAPAEGRKAVDEVQSGEMAAPEVDEEWITVSGGPTGSVRARIVKPADTTGTLPVILYIHGAGWVFGNAHTHDRLVRELAVGAGAAVVFPEYDLSPEARYPVAIEQNYTVARWVVEQGATKGLDASRIAVAGDSVGGNMTAALTLMAKERGDVPLVQQVLFYPVTDANFDTGSYHQFATGYFLRRDGMQWFWDQYTTDESERAQITASPLRATTEQLTGLPPALVITGEADVLRDEGEAYANKLREAGVPVTAVRYQGIIHDFVMLNALRGTHAAEAAIALATGTLRAALHAG
- a CDS encoding AraC family transcriptional regulator, encoding MTSGIDTIRADHGETGTCRMPMGLDIVIADTVPAELPHEGRPSPARRHHRLVARDDGEYLFVGLRGGRVTSGPREPAELHLEPGDVCFYDARRPPALDIPGRFRTKVFLVPCESLGLDAFDVRRIACTAVARDSRLGGLLSPFLSDLADTASSSRSPVGELLAWNAVNVLSTLAAEQLGRNANGAPDGRSPLMAGILRFIDLHLADGDLSPDAIAGAHHISARYLHRLFQDEGTTVGRWVQRRRLEECRRDLMLRGRGERTIGAVANRWGFTSATHFSRVFRAAYGMSPSEWRESSGRGARPGRG
- a CDS encoding AfsR/SARP family transcriptional regulator; protein product: MHGDGTDGDVMRFELLGPLRVRGAGTELDLGFPQQRALLGLLMARAGRPVQVAEIVDVLWAGHAPASATNVVRRYVGSLRRLLEPGLPPRAPGRRLLRRTGAYLLDAETDEIDLLRFRELTRQGERAAATGRPEEAVRHFAGALGEWRGPVAMGIPASVREHAVFGAVERELVRTTRMAADAALLSGGAQRILPSLRRAVGLDPLNEALHARLVMVLAACGLQAEALVAYDDVRRRLAAELSVAPGAELNAAHTRVLRQDLRAPVPPPGRERLAVPAGPVRPLARPAQLPPDLTVFAGRGDELAALTALAEPALSSGAPTTVLVSGMPGIGKTALAVRWAHRAAHRFPDGQLHAELRGCDPGRPPQDPAQVLRGLTVALGASPRRLPGDLDQLVVLYRGLLAGRRVLVLLDDADDAERVRPLLPASPGCLALVTSRNALPGLVASGARPLPLDLPSAADARASLALRVGPERLAAEPAAAEEIVTCCGRLPLALAIVAARAVSRRDFPLAALAAELRAARGSLDAFTGVGGVADVRAAFASSYSLLPPEGARLFRLLALHPGPGICATTMAELAGLPARAALRGLGGLADAHLIREHAPGRYGVHELVRAFAAELARTEPLSLPCHSF
- a CDS encoding BTAD domain-containing putative transcriptional regulator, with the translated sequence MALEPVRFMVLGPVRAWRGETELDLGRPKERALLALLLARADQPVGLNEIVDALWDHRPPHSAVNVVRRLVGALRRLLEPGLPARTAGHWLVRDAGGYRLLTDSGSLDLLRFRELCDEARRAVAEEDPARGARLFGEALSLRRGPVAAGIPAEVRAHAAFTALGREYVAAVREAADAALRADVPATVLPQLQKAAAEHPLDEPLLARLILALAADSRRSEALGTYRSACARLGDELGIDAGPELHEAHRTALLRTSAASAEADASPRTPGEHAAATSGPRTPTVVAPAQLPDYLATFTGRQTELADGLALLTRDAGPDGTVVISAIGGMAGIGKTTLAVHWAHQVAHRYPDGQLHVNLRGFDPSGAVMSPGEAVRGFLDALGVPPERVPHGVDAQAALYRSLLSGRRFLVLLDNARDTDQIRPLLPGGPGCLTIVTSRNQLSGLVAAHGAHSLTLRPFDAGQSRAFLVSRLGAARTEAEPRAVSEIVERCGGLPLALACVAARAATQPHVPLSSVAAELREAHGSLDAFGRSGAPADIDAVFSWSLGAVSPEAARLFRLLALHPGPDSSVPAAAALAGRPVRETRRLLAQLTGVHLIDEHAPGRYAFHDLLRAHAAQLVHAQHSEAERRAAVRRLFDHCLHTARAAARRIAPHTDSMPLDPPVPGSVPESPADDGRALAWLTAEYAGLLAVIGAAAGSDHDRLACLLTWSMEPFFDRRGTWHDWAGAARTALDAARRSADPAMEAHGLRALARVEGRLGHHDRSRRRLERALELFTGLGDDTGRAGTHRSLGWVCEQNGDLPGALRHNQLALDLVRVAGAVAAQASVLNSVGWYHALLGDHRQALSHCFEALPMLQDLGDRYGQAATWDSVAYAYQHLGRHPHALLGFRNALSLYRQLEVPYPQAETLTRLGDTHLAMGDHGAARTCWREALTILAALGHPDAGQVRDRLRERDEQPGLAPC